The sequence GAAATTCAACAGACAGAAAGTCTTATTAAAAAAACCACAGGTCATTCAAACAAGTTATATCGTCCTCCCTTTGGAGTCACAAATCCACGAATAGCATCTGTTATAAAAAGGTATGGCCTGAAACTTGTAGGATGGAATATCCGGTCTTTTGATACTGTGGCTAAAGACCCCATGTCCATTATGCAACGAATACAAAATGTGCAGGCAGGAGATATAGTGCTATTACATGATACCATTGCACACACAGCTACTGTTCTGGACGATTTTCTAAAAATAACCACAGCCAAAGGTTTACAAGCAGATATTATACCTGAACTTATTCACGAATGAACATATTCTCAAGCCTTCTCCTTTCTGTTATTATTACCTGTTTCTCTTTTGTATCACAAGATGATCCTTACCAACCCATGAAGGAGATACAGGCGTTTAAAACCAAACTCAATCAGGCCAATCAGTCTATATCCTCCATGAAGTGCAACTTTGTTCAGGAAAAACAACTCTCTTTCCTGGCACAAAAGGTTATATCCAAAGGTAATCTGAGCTATAAAAAGCCGGATAAGATGAAAATTGAATACACTACCCCATTTGTATATAGCATGTCATTATACAACGGCAAAGCCTATGTAAAAGACAATGATAAGGTGAGCAAGTTTGATACACGCAGCAACAAACTATTTAAGTATATCAATGATCTGATGATTCAGTCTGTACAGGGCAATATCCTGGACAATCCGGACTTTGTTATCAATTATCAGGAAAACAAATCTCTTTTTCTGGTTGACATGACTCCAAAAGATAAATCCATCCAGGAATATCTTGATAAA is a genomic window of Xanthocytophaga agilis containing:
- a CDS encoding outer membrane lipoprotein carrier protein LolA, producing the protein MNIFSSLLLSVIITCFSFVSQDDPYQPMKEIQAFKTKLNQANQSISSMKCNFVQEKQLSFLAQKVISKGNLSYKKPDKMKIEYTTPFVYSMSLYNGKAYVKDNDKVSKFDTRSNKLFKYINDLMIQSVQGNILDNPDFVINYQENKSLFLVDMTPKDKSIQEYLDKVKIFVQKSSYQVVAVEISEKGGDYTRINFINRIYNSNLPDEGFIIK